A window of the Microbulbifer aggregans genome harbors these coding sequences:
- a CDS encoding glycoside hydrolase 5 family protein, whose amino-acid sequence MRIFNVLALSVAAGITACDYKAMEEIENTRQDPDRAFVRVHNGQFELDGHPYYLIGANYWHGAYLGANDPDRLTRELDLMATQGINNLRVLALSEKSNLSRSLKPALILGPGQMNDSLLQGLDRLLAEMHSRDMKAVLYLTNFWQWSGGMSQYLVWQQNAPLDDPDLSGNWDGYIENTTDFYRCARCQKQYLDQAAELINRENTVTGSPYREDPTIMAWQLANEPRSGGEKFDPARARDYVRWAHQSAEALDQLAPNQLISTGSEGLAGTQHQAKVYLDAHATDAIDYLTVHLWIKNWGWFDSTNPVSTFPAAIERATDYLNQHIDFAREQEKPLVLEEFGVERDDGSFSPESGTEYRDRFLKLMYQKIEQSINTGGPLVGSNFWAFSGYGRADNPEYLWKPGDDFLGDPPQEPQGLNSVFETDVSTLAIIRKHSNKLK is encoded by the coding sequence ATGAGGATTTTCAATGTGCTCGCGCTCAGCGTAGCAGCGGGAATTACCGCCTGCGACTACAAGGCAATGGAAGAGATCGAAAATACCAGGCAGGATCCAGATCGAGCTTTTGTGCGTGTTCACAATGGCCAGTTTGAACTGGATGGCCATCCCTACTATTTGATCGGCGCCAATTATTGGCATGGTGCCTATCTGGGGGCGAACGACCCCGACCGCCTCACCCGTGAACTGGATCTGATGGCCACCCAGGGCATTAATAACCTGCGGGTACTCGCACTATCCGAGAAGAGCAACCTCTCACGCAGCTTGAAGCCCGCATTGATTTTGGGGCCAGGGCAGATGAATGACTCTCTGCTTCAGGGTCTGGATCGCCTGCTGGCGGAAATGCATTCGCGTGACATGAAGGCAGTTCTATACCTGACCAACTTCTGGCAGTGGTCAGGCGGCATGTCACAGTACCTGGTATGGCAGCAAAACGCTCCGCTGGATGACCCGGATTTGAGCGGTAATTGGGATGGATACATCGAAAACACCACAGACTTTTATCGCTGCGCACGCTGCCAGAAACAGTATCTCGACCAGGCCGCCGAACTGATCAACAGAGAGAATACGGTCACCGGCAGTCCGTACCGGGAAGACCCCACTATAATGGCCTGGCAGCTAGCCAATGAACCTCGCTCAGGTGGGGAAAAGTTCGATCCAGCAAGAGCCAGGGACTATGTACGCTGGGCACACCAAAGTGCGGAAGCTCTGGACCAACTCGCGCCGAACCAGCTGATCAGCACAGGCAGCGAAGGGCTCGCTGGCACCCAACACCAGGCAAAAGTCTATCTTGATGCCCACGCTACGGATGCCATCGACTATCTCACGGTACATCTGTGGATCAAGAACTGGGGATGGTTTGACAGCACAAATCCGGTAAGTACCTTTCCGGCGGCCATTGAGAGGGCCACCGATTATCTGAATCAGCATATCGATTTTGCCCGGGAACAGGAAAAACCACTGGTTCTTGAGGAATTTGGTGTGGAGCGCGACGACGGAAGCTTTTCACCCGAATCCGGAACAGAATACCGGGATCGCTTCCTGAAACTGATGTATCAAAAAATCGAGCAGAGCATCAATACAGGCGGCCCACTGGTAGGCTCCAACTTCTGGGCCTTCAGCGGCTATGGTCGCGCCGACAATCCGGAGTACCTCTGGAAGCCAGGCGACGACTTCCTGGGAGATCCCCCCCAGGAACCCCAGGGCCTTAACTCGGTATTTGAAACTGACGTCAGTACGTTAGCGATCATCCGCAAGCATTCGAACAAGCTGAAATAG
- a CDS encoding sodium:solute symporter family protein, with product MSLAPIDLLVIGLYLLASLFIGFWVSRKASENIQSYFLGGNKLPWYYLGLSNASGQFDISGTMWMVYLLFIYGLKSIYIPWLWPAFNQVFLMVFLSIWLRRSGVMTGAAWIRFRFGEGRGAELSHLVIVGFALLVVLGYLAYGFVGIGKFAAAFMPWQLSADAHNNEIFYGLILTAITAVYVVKGGMFGVVLTEVMQFVIMTLACVAIGLIAMYQVSPEMLRAAVPEGWFSMGFGHTLDLDWSGILDSANQRIVDDGWSLFSVFFMLVLLKGILQSMAGPAPNYDMQRILSARTPVEAAKMSWLVNLVLLFPRYMMITGLTILALVFFVGDLRAMGDSVDFEQILPFALANYVPAGLLGLVVAGLLATFMSTFAATTNSAPAYVVNDIYKRYFNKDADEKTYVRMSYLVSITFVILGTGIGLFAPSLNSIILWIVSALYGGYTAANILKWYWWRMNGFGYFYGMLAGLLTAIPMMFTNISPLYAFPALFALCMTASIAGSLLTKADDMETLKAFYFKTRPWGFWGPVHQALLAERPDLKRNNDCKRDLINCAVGLVWHTALTAAPIFMVIKQWSEFTIALAVIALTSYLLWRNWYRLMRDDPDAELGEQIQMSGSSSGRGPVAATV from the coding sequence ATGAGCCTTGCACCAATAGACCTGCTGGTTATCGGGCTGTATTTGTTGGCGTCGCTGTTTATCGGGTTCTGGGTGTCCCGTAAGGCTTCGGAAAACATTCAGAGCTACTTTCTTGGTGGTAACAAACTGCCCTGGTACTACCTGGGGCTTTCCAACGCGTCCGGGCAGTTCGATATCTCGGGCACCATGTGGATGGTGTACCTGCTGTTCATTTATGGCCTGAAAAGTATCTATATCCCTTGGCTGTGGCCGGCATTTAACCAGGTTTTCTTGATGGTTTTCCTGTCCATCTGGCTACGCCGCTCCGGCGTCATGACTGGTGCTGCCTGGATTCGCTTTCGGTTTGGCGAGGGGCGCGGCGCCGAGCTTTCTCATTTGGTCATTGTCGGGTTCGCGCTTTTGGTGGTGCTCGGCTATCTCGCCTACGGCTTCGTCGGTATTGGAAAATTTGCTGCCGCGTTCATGCCCTGGCAGCTTTCGGCAGATGCACACAACAACGAGATTTTCTATGGCCTGATCCTGACCGCGATCACTGCAGTGTATGTCGTGAAAGGCGGTATGTTCGGGGTGGTGCTCACCGAGGTGATGCAGTTCGTCATCATGACTCTTGCGTGTGTAGCTATTGGTCTGATTGCCATGTATCAGGTTTCTCCGGAGATGCTTCGCGCTGCAGTACCGGAAGGCTGGTTCAGCATGGGCTTCGGGCACACCCTAGACTTGGACTGGAGTGGCATTCTCGACAGCGCCAACCAGCGTATCGTTGACGATGGCTGGTCCCTGTTCTCCGTATTCTTCATGCTGGTTCTGCTGAAAGGGATTCTGCAGAGTATGGCTGGGCCGGCACCCAACTATGATATGCAACGTATTCTGTCTGCCCGCACCCCGGTTGAAGCAGCGAAGATGAGCTGGCTGGTAAATCTGGTGCTCCTCTTTCCGCGTTACATGATGATCACAGGCCTGACTATTTTAGCCCTGGTGTTTTTTGTCGGCGATCTGCGGGCGATGGGTGATAGTGTGGACTTTGAGCAGATTTTGCCCTTTGCGCTCGCCAATTATGTGCCTGCAGGACTACTCGGGTTAGTGGTGGCAGGGCTGTTAGCCACCTTCATGTCGACTTTTGCCGCAACCACAAACTCGGCACCTGCCTACGTGGTCAACGATATTTACAAGCGCTATTTCAACAAAGACGCCGATGAAAAGACCTATGTTCGGATGAGCTACCTGGTGTCTATTACCTTTGTGATTTTGGGCACTGGTATCGGCCTGTTTGCACCGTCTCTGAACTCTATCATCCTCTGGATTGTAAGTGCTCTGTACGGTGGATACACCGCGGCGAACATCCTCAAATGGTATTGGTGGCGCATGAACGGCTTCGGATACTTTTATGGCATGCTTGCCGGCCTGCTGACTGCTATCCCCATGATGTTCACCAATATTTCACCTCTCTATGCATTCCCTGCATTGTTTGCTCTATGTATGACCGCGAGCATCGCCGGCTCCTTGTTGACGAAGGCGGATGACATGGAAACCCTGAAGGCCTTTTACTTTAAAACTCGTCCCTGGGGCTTCTGGGGTCCCGTGCACCAGGCCTTGCTGGCTGAGCGACCCGACCTCAAGCGTAACAACGACTGCAAACGTGATTTGATCAACTGTGCGGTCGGTCTTGTATGGCACACCGCACTGACTGCCGCACCAATCTTTATGGTCATAAAGCAGTGGTCAGAGTTCACCATCGCGTTGGCCGTGATTGCGTTGACCAGTTATCTGCTGTGGAGAAACTGGTACCGGCTGATGCGAGATGATCCCGATGCAGAACTGGGCGAGCAAATCCAAATGTCGGGATCGAGCTCAGGGCGCGGTCCGGTAGCTGCCACGGTTTAA
- a CDS encoding AGE family epimerase/isomerase, producing MALSLNNMGGITPMQVTRVAQSDTGLTKYLPEFRRQLILIGEWWKSHSVDEVHGGFLGEVCAACSPVPQADKGIVLNARILWFFSELCLQLNEDPEADRSSIEEYRTLATRAYDYLATRFNDLTCGGAFWSLDCTGKVKEGKKQTYAQAFSIYAYASYYRLTGDTRALDLALSYFRLIEQHCVDRELGGYLEAVTREWKPVTDYRLSDKDLNVPKTMNNHLHVLEAYTALYRISPNEEVAIALKNSIDWFCGRIFNQENGHLRLFLEHDWRDVSASYSYGHDIEASWLLAEALEVLGDTSYSEKYRATVEALGRSCVEEGIGCLGQVLDTFDFETRSRHLDSEWWVQAEALVGFLNMWQTTGEARFKTAFENVWTFIKNHQIDWSQGEWLYYAAIDRVKAHQGYKLGFWKGPYHNGRAMMEVLRRLESIGTATTTESQELKGSAATA from the coding sequence ATGGCGCTTTCGCTAAATAACATGGGAGGCATCACCCCAATGCAAGTTACTCGCGTCGCGCAGTCGGATACTGGCCTGACGAAGTATTTGCCGGAGTTTCGTCGGCAGTTGATCCTCATTGGGGAGTGGTGGAAAAGCCACTCCGTCGATGAGGTGCATGGTGGTTTTCTCGGTGAGGTGTGTGCTGCCTGCAGTCCGGTTCCACAAGCAGACAAAGGCATTGTGCTCAATGCGCGTATTCTCTGGTTCTTCAGCGAACTGTGCCTGCAGTTAAATGAAGACCCGGAAGCCGATCGCTCCTCGATCGAGGAGTATCGTACTCTGGCGACTCGCGCGTATGACTATCTTGCAACAAGGTTCAACGACCTGACTTGCGGTGGTGCGTTCTGGTCACTTGATTGCACCGGTAAAGTGAAGGAAGGTAAAAAGCAGACTTACGCACAGGCATTCAGCATTTATGCCTATGCCAGCTACTACCGCCTGACCGGTGACACGCGCGCGCTGGATCTTGCGTTGTCTTACTTCCGCTTGATTGAACAGCACTGTGTAGACCGCGAGCTGGGAGGATACCTGGAGGCTGTGACGAGGGAGTGGAAACCGGTAACTGACTACCGGCTCAGCGACAAGGACCTGAACGTCCCGAAGACCATGAATAATCATCTTCATGTTCTCGAGGCCTATACCGCGCTATATCGCATCTCTCCTAATGAAGAGGTTGCCATAGCCCTGAAAAACAGCATCGACTGGTTCTGCGGGAGAATCTTCAATCAAGAGAATGGCCACCTGCGGCTGTTTTTAGAGCATGACTGGCGAGATGTCTCCGCGAGCTATTCCTATGGCCACGATATTGAAGCAAGCTGGCTGCTGGCGGAAGCACTGGAGGTTCTGGGCGACACCTCATACTCAGAAAAATACCGTGCGACAGTAGAGGCGCTGGGACGATCCTGTGTAGAAGAGGGCATCGGTTGCCTGGGACAGGTGCTCGATACTTTTGATTTCGAAACTCGGTCCCGACACCTGGACTCTGAATGGTGGGTTCAGGCCGAAGCGCTGGTGGGCTTTCTGAATATGTGGCAGACCACGGGGGAGGCCCGCTTCAAGACCGCGTTCGAGAATGTGTGGACGTTTATCAAAAACCACCAAATTGACTGGAGCCAGGGTGAGTGGCTGTATTACGCCGCTATTGACCGGGTTAAAGCACATCAGGGTTACAAACTTGGATTCTGGAAGGGCCCCTACCACAATGGGCGCGCCATGATGGAAGTACTGCGACGTCTCGAGAGTATCGGCACGGCAACGACAACTGAATCACAGGAGCTGAAAGGAAGTGCGGCGACTGCATAA
- the pgi gene encoding glucose-6-phosphate isomerase yields the protein MNIPERNSLRERLIEEQKRLSGTAMTTLFELDPDRACAMQIQAAGLDLDFSKNRIDRSAMAALVGLARAHQLEAHRDALFRGEPINTTEQRQVLHPLLRGAIPGQESLRAQVETTLTRIEQFVHGVHSGLISGITDKPFRTVINIGIGGSHLGPAMTCRALKPYAQRDLDVQFVSNVDASDISQKLRNADPETTLFIVASKTFTTQETLANAHTARNWLIEQTGRPDAVERHFAAISTATDRIAQFGIRPTHIFPMWDWVGGRYSIWSSIGLPLALAIGYELFTDFHRGAAEMDRHFQKAPLEQNMPVILALLSYWYLRFWGAETQALLPYDHYLGDFPAYVQQLDMESNGKSTSLQGERLHQATSPIIWGTEGTNGQHSFHQLLHQGNLMVPVDFILPLRSHNPIGAHQDLLVANCLGQSRALMVGKSLEEAITELGEARMDDTAAKSLAPHKTMPGNRPSNTILMDKLTPSTLGALIALYEHKVFVQSVLHKINAFDQWGVELGKQICTALLPYISNEQPCSAFDESTNRLLNQYRSVRNS from the coding sequence GTGAACATTCCAGAACGAAACTCTTTGAGAGAGCGCCTGATTGAAGAGCAAAAACGGCTCTCAGGCACTGCGATGACAACTCTGTTCGAGCTTGATCCCGATCGCGCCTGCGCGATGCAGATTCAGGCCGCGGGGTTGGATTTAGACTTTTCAAAAAACAGAATTGACCGGAGCGCTATGGCTGCCCTCGTTGGGCTTGCCCGAGCCCACCAGCTGGAAGCGCACAGAGACGCGCTGTTCCGGGGAGAGCCGATCAATACGACCGAGCAACGCCAAGTGCTGCATCCGCTCCTGCGTGGGGCGATACCGGGGCAGGAATCACTCCGGGCTCAGGTCGAAACGACACTCACACGCATCGAGCAGTTTGTCCATGGTGTGCACAGCGGCCTCATTTCCGGCATCACAGATAAGCCATTTCGCACCGTCATTAATATCGGTATTGGCGGATCACACCTGGGCCCCGCCATGACCTGCCGCGCATTGAAACCCTATGCACAGCGTGATCTCGACGTTCAATTTGTATCCAACGTGGATGCCAGTGATATCTCGCAAAAGCTGCGCAATGCCGACCCGGAAACCACTCTCTTTATTGTCGCCTCCAAAACCTTCACCACCCAGGAGACACTTGCCAATGCCCACACGGCACGCAACTGGCTAATCGAACAAACCGGGCGCCCGGACGCGGTCGAGCGTCATTTTGCCGCCATCAGCACCGCCACAGACCGGATCGCGCAGTTTGGCATCCGCCCTACACACATTTTCCCGATGTGGGACTGGGTCGGTGGCCGCTATTCCATCTGGTCTTCTATCGGGCTGCCCCTCGCTCTAGCGATTGGCTACGAGCTGTTTACTGATTTTCACCGCGGTGCCGCGGAGATGGACAGGCACTTTCAGAAGGCACCCCTGGAACAAAACATGCCGGTTATTCTGGCATTGTTGAGCTACTGGTACCTGCGATTCTGGGGTGCGGAGACCCAGGCACTGTTACCTTACGACCACTACCTAGGTGATTTCCCTGCTTACGTGCAACAGCTGGATATGGAGAGCAACGGCAAATCCACTTCACTGCAGGGAGAACGTCTTCACCAGGCTACCTCCCCGATTATCTGGGGAACCGAGGGCACGAACGGACAGCATTCCTTTCACCAGCTCCTGCACCAGGGTAACTTGATGGTGCCGGTGGATTTCATTCTCCCGCTGCGCTCTCACAACCCCATCGGCGCCCATCAGGATCTCCTTGTCGCCAACTGTCTGGGACAGAGCCGTGCGCTTATGGTAGGGAAATCACTCGAAGAAGCGATCACTGAATTGGGTGAGGCGCGAATGGATGACACCGCCGCGAAGTCACTTGCACCGCATAAAACCATGCCTGGCAACCGCCCCAGCAACACTATCTTGATGGACAAACTCACTCCCTCGACTCTGGGGGCGCTGATTGCGCTATATGAACACAAAGTCTTTGTCCAGAGCGTTCTCCATAAGATCAACGCCTTTGATCAGTGGGGCGTAGAGCTGGGCAAGCAGATCTGCACTGCCCTGCTGCCCTATATCTCCAATGAGCAACCATGTAGTGCCTTTGATGAAAGCACTAACCGCCTGCTGAACCAATATCGCAGCGTAAGAAACTCATGA
- a CDS encoding glycosidase: protein MSSHLERVRALIAQQEARLTIKNEPLAGGNGIYQRWKNPIITRHHAPVSWRYDLNEASNPFLMERLGVNATLNSGAIKLDDRFVLVVRVEGVDRKSFFAVAESYSGVDNFRFWDKPVLMPETEDPDTNVYDMRLTRHEDDWIYGLFCTERKDTSAPHDTTAAVAQCGIARTRDLQVWERLPDLVTHSGQQRNVVLHPEFVAGKYALYTRPQDGFISVGSGGGIGWGLTDSMEKAEIREEVLVDSKKYHTIKEVKNGQGPAPIKTDRGWLHLAHGVRNTAAGLRYVLYMFMTHPDRPWEITHLPGGHFIAPEGRERVGDVSNVAFANGWIEDKGKVFIYYASSDTRMHVATSTVEKLVDYCMNTPEDGMRSATSVATRIELIERNAAILRDL, encoded by the coding sequence ATGTCTAGCCATCTGGAAAGAGTCCGCGCTCTGATTGCACAGCAGGAAGCCCGGTTGACCATTAAGAATGAACCGCTGGCAGGTGGGAATGGCATTTACCAGCGCTGGAAGAACCCCATTATCACCCGCCACCATGCACCTGTTAGCTGGCGATATGACCTGAATGAGGCCAGCAATCCATTCCTGATGGAGCGCCTCGGTGTGAATGCCACCCTGAACTCCGGAGCCATTAAGCTGGATGACAGATTTGTGCTGGTTGTTCGCGTGGAAGGTGTGGACCGAAAATCCTTCTTTGCGGTGGCAGAGAGTTATAGCGGCGTGGACAACTTTCGCTTTTGGGACAAGCCGGTGCTAATGCCGGAAACCGAAGACCCGGATACCAACGTCTATGACATGCGGCTGACCCGGCATGAAGATGACTGGATTTACGGTCTGTTCTGCACCGAGCGCAAGGATACTTCAGCGCCACACGACACTACGGCAGCAGTTGCCCAGTGTGGAATCGCCCGTACCCGCGATCTACAAGTCTGGGAGCGCTTGCCGGATCTGGTGACCCACAGTGGCCAGCAGCGCAATGTGGTTTTGCACCCGGAATTTGTCGCCGGAAAATATGCGCTTTATACCCGCCCACAGGATGGGTTTATCAGTGTGGGCAGCGGTGGTGGTATCGGCTGGGGGTTGACCGACTCCATGGAGAAAGCGGAGATACGGGAAGAAGTGCTGGTAGACAGCAAGAAGTATCACACCATCAAGGAAGTAAAAAATGGTCAGGGGCCTGCTCCAATCAAGACTGATCGAGGTTGGCTGCACCTGGCTCACGGGGTACGCAATACCGCAGCGGGCCTGCGTTACGTGCTCTACATGTTTATGACCCATCCCGACCGCCCATGGGAAATCACGCACTTGCCGGGAGGTCACTTCATTGCACCTGAGGGCAGAGAGCGTGTTGGCGATGTATCCAATGTCGCCTTTGCGAACGGCTGGATTGAGGACAAAGGGAAGGTGTTCATCTACTACGCATCGTCTGATACCCGCATGCACGTCGCCACTTCCACAGTCGAGAAGCTTGTGGACTACTGCATGAATACACCGGAAGACGGCATGCGCTCTGCGACTTCGGTGGCAACTCGCATCGAACTGATTGAACGTAACGCCGCGATACTAAGGGATCTGTGA
- a CDS encoding cellulase family glycosylhydrolase, translating to MRRLHNTLMVFTGVLLLGGCELADSHSLPDHCLVPAANPNVEPFSGFQHFVTRDGIRLLDGDRPLRFIGLHATELHRIEDDVASAGSSIGKADHFRWPTAREQNNWIQALVYSGHTVSRIYTLSVDDITLPESVRANMPAHIVQSPETGNVALNEEAMRVMDRMIYLADTHGLRLIIPVIDHWSWWGGKRELAQMMGEVDQDTKEGGPLYDTESKTYAAYQHIIEQLVSRKNTCTGREYREEKAIMAWETGNELRGTNQEFLAETAALFKKLAPNQLVVDGDQQADYVNAPGSASIDQGEFLGLKDPNVDIQSNHFYGQYLSADEIRKQAALAEKYNKPLFIGEYGLQPIDTMRLVTDAWLEEPGIAGGLVWGYRGHREVGGFYWHNESNGHMSYHLPGFAVNDGNNERAVVEMIRAAQAKISSNKRAQKFSTSWPVPQSPLLHPISESGAVNWMGAPTGRFYRLYVSYNDGEDWELFADKLQDSENGWDPDTMDLYTIKGESDGRKPVFVSVGKPRCALYRLTAVNDSGESGPSNSQSYCLSH from the coding sequence GTGCGGCGACTGCATAACACTTTAATGGTTTTCACTGGCGTCCTGCTTCTGGGGGGCTGCGAACTTGCTGATTCCCACTCGTTGCCGGACCATTGTCTGGTCCCTGCAGCAAATCCTAATGTGGAGCCATTTTCAGGGTTTCAGCATTTCGTCACGCGCGATGGCATCCGGCTGCTGGACGGCGATCGGCCGCTACGATTTATCGGGCTGCACGCCACGGAGCTCCATCGTATTGAAGATGATGTAGCCTCTGCAGGTAGCAGCATTGGAAAGGCGGATCACTTCCGCTGGCCCACCGCCAGGGAGCAGAATAACTGGATTCAGGCACTGGTCTACAGCGGTCATACAGTTTCCAGGATTTACACTTTATCCGTTGATGACATAACCTTGCCCGAGTCCGTGCGGGCTAATATGCCAGCTCATATTGTGCAGAGCCCGGAAACCGGAAATGTCGCCCTCAATGAAGAGGCGATGCGGGTTATGGACCGCATGATCTATCTTGCGGACACCCATGGATTGCGCCTCATCATCCCGGTGATTGACCACTGGAGCTGGTGGGGCGGCAAGCGTGAGCTGGCGCAGATGATGGGGGAGGTCGATCAGGATACCAAGGAAGGCGGCCCGCTCTACGACACGGAAAGTAAAACATACGCAGCCTACCAGCACATTATCGAGCAACTGGTCAGTCGCAAGAATACATGCACCGGTCGTGAGTACCGCGAGGAAAAGGCCATTATGGCCTGGGAAACCGGTAATGAACTCCGCGGCACCAACCAGGAATTTCTCGCAGAGACCGCGGCGCTGTTCAAAAAACTCGCCCCCAATCAGCTGGTGGTTGACGGTGATCAGCAGGCCGACTATGTCAATGCACCCGGTTCTGCAAGTATCGATCAGGGAGAATTTTTGGGGTTGAAAGATCCCAACGTCGATATTCAGTCTAATCACTTTTACGGCCAGTATCTGTCTGCTGACGAGATACGTAAGCAGGCGGCTCTGGCGGAGAAATACAATAAGCCCTTGTTTATTGGTGAGTACGGGCTGCAACCAATCGACACAATGCGGCTCGTAACCGACGCCTGGCTGGAAGAGCCTGGGATCGCCGGTGGGTTGGTTTGGGGATATCGGGGGCATCGTGAAGTTGGTGGCTTCTATTGGCACAATGAATCCAACGGTCATATGAGCTATCACCTGCCAGGTTTTGCAGTGAACGATGGCAACAATGAGCGTGCTGTTGTCGAAATGATCCGTGCGGCACAGGCAAAGATCTCCTCCAATAAGAGAGCTCAAAAATTTTCAACTTCCTGGCCAGTCCCTCAGTCGCCATTGCTGCACCCGATTTCAGAATCCGGTGCGGTCAACTGGATGGGAGCCCCCACCGGCCGTTTCTACCGGTTGTATGTATCGTACAACGATGGTGAAGACTGGGAGTTATTCGCAGACAAGCTTCAGGATTCTGAAAATGGCTGGGATCCGGATACCATGGATCTATACACCATAAAGGGTGAGTCTGATGGCAGAAAGCCAGTATTCGTTTCCGTCGGGAAACCGCGCTGTGCCCTGTACCGGCTGACAGCGGTGAATGATTCTGGCGAATCGGGTCCATCCAATTCGCAGTCCTATTGTTTATCCCACTAA
- a CDS encoding LacI family DNA-binding transcriptional regulator encodes MSSIREVSRVAGVSIATVSRALSTPEKVSKEALRKVHEAVEKVGYRPNMMARNFRAARAYSIVVLVPNLSNLFFATVIRGIEDAAQQKGYSVLLGDTRDSSAREEEYTRLVETRQADGILQLRPHTPGKSLQPKADIPIVSAAGCEDTPYPSVRIDNAGAAEEVVNYLIAQGHERIGVLAGLAANPHSRDRLRGYRASLERAGIPFDEDLLVNGDFTMGSGLMAANHFARMKNRPTAIFSMNDEMAIGCIKGLKTAGIRVPEEMSITGFDDIEFARYSDPPLTTVAQPAEELGRASFNTLLELIEGQELQQTETVLPYDFVVRKSTPPRPR; translated from the coding sequence ATGTCGAGCATTAGGGAAGTGTCGCGGGTAGCGGGCGTCTCCATCGCCACTGTATCCCGGGCACTCAGCACACCGGAAAAAGTTTCCAAGGAAGCGCTGCGCAAGGTTCATGAGGCCGTTGAAAAGGTGGGTTACCGCCCAAACATGATGGCGCGTAATTTCCGCGCGGCCCGAGCCTATTCGATCGTTGTTCTGGTGCCTAACCTCTCCAACCTCTTCTTCGCCACCGTGATTCGGGGGATTGAAGATGCGGCCCAGCAGAAGGGCTACAGCGTACTGCTCGGCGACACCCGCGACTCGAGTGCGCGCGAAGAGGAGTACACACGGCTGGTAGAGACACGCCAAGCCGATGGCATTCTTCAGCTTCGCCCACATACTCCGGGCAAGTCCCTGCAGCCGAAGGCCGATATCCCGATTGTCTCCGCCGCCGGCTGTGAAGATACCCCCTACCCTTCCGTTCGTATCGACAATGCGGGCGCCGCCGAAGAGGTGGTCAATTACCTCATTGCGCAAGGCCACGAGCGAATTGGCGTGCTGGCGGGGCTTGCGGCTAACCCGCACTCCCGGGATCGCCTGCGGGGATATCGGGCCAGCCTGGAGCGTGCGGGAATCCCGTTTGATGAAGATCTGCTCGTAAATGGCGACTTCACCATGGGCTCTGGCCTGATGGCAGCCAACCATTTTGCACGCATGAAGAACCGTCCCACCGCCATTTTCTCCATGAATGATGAGATGGCGATCGGCTGCATTAAAGGACTGAAAACGGCAGGGATCCGAGTGCCGGAGGAAATGTCCATCACCGGATTCGACGACATCGAATTTGCCCGTTACAGCGACCCGCCCCTGACGACCGTCGCCCAGCCCGCAGAAGAGCTGGGTCGAGCCAGCTTCAACACCCTGCTGGAACTGATTGAGGGTCAGGAACTACAGCAGACTGAAACCGTACTGCCCTACGATTTCGTGGTGCGGAAAAGCACGCCACCCCGCCCACGCTAG